A genome region from Polyodon spathula isolate WHYD16114869_AA chromosome 19, ASM1765450v1, whole genome shotgun sequence includes the following:
- the LOC121294890 gene encoding LOW QUALITY PROTEIN: lysM and putative peptidoglycan-binding domain-containing protein 4-like (The sequence of the model RefSeq protein was modified relative to this genomic sequence to represent the inferred CDS: deleted 1 base in 1 codon) — protein MIRLRDSLLRPFRAPVDVLASQEGCVYLFGGGGEGEGEGEGNQSSEDEFNVMELRPRGREQARLNREKVADMLLLERDVLEGDNLNKLALQYGCKVADIKRVNNLIREQDLYALKVIKIPVKKHSVLTETSNDLKEPQASSSRCLNLLAEPSLYEDTAVASRCGMDIEECTDFLKEIDHDIERLIQSTDDLKEVSCLEPHGGPLHGTGNPNPSPHGSDWGIQWWNAVALMLLIGIILPVFYVVYFKTQDSESAFLDPATSLCVSSPTSNCLEINVTALSPGKSSAIQKNSSSSPLSSGIKETPDERIQPH, from the exons ATGATAAGGCTAAGGGATTCGCTCCTGAGACCCTTCCGGGCCCCCGTGGATGTCCTTGCTAGTCAGGAAGGCTGTGTCTACCTgtttggagggggaggg gagggggagggggaaggggaaGGGAACCAGTCCTCGGAGGATGAGTTTAATGTGATGGAGCTGAGACCCAGAGGCCGGGAGCAGGCGAGGCTCAATCGAGAGAAAGTGGCGGACATGCTGCTATTAGAGAGGGACGTCTTGGAGGGAGACAACCTCAACAAGTTAGCTCTGCAGTATGGCTGCAAA GTTGCAGACATTAAGCGTGTGAACAACCTAATACGGGAGCAGGACTTGTATGCCTTGAAAGTCATCAAGATCCCAGTGAAGAAACACAGTGTTTTAACAGAGACCAGCAATGATCTGAAGGAGCCTCAAGCCTCTTCCTCCCGGTGTCTCAACCTGCTTGCAGAGCCCTCCCTGTATGAGGACACAGCTGTGGCTAGCCGCTGTGGGATGGATATTGAAGAATGCACTGACTTTCTCAAGGAAATAGACCATGATATTGAGAGGCTGATCCAGTCCACTGATGATCTGAAAGAGGTGTCTTGTTTGGAGCCGCATGGCGGGCCTCTCCATGGTACAGGAAACCCTAATCCCTCTCCTCACGGATCAGACTGGGGGATCCAGTGGTGGAACGCAGTCGCGCTCATGCTTTTAATTGGTATTATTCTGCCAGTATTTTAcgtggtttattttaaaacgcaGGACAGCGAGTCTGCCTTTCTGGACCCTGccacctctctctgtgtttccagTCCTACCTCAAACTGCTTGGAGATTAATGTAACTGCTTTGAGTCCCGGGAAGAGTTCAGCCATTCAAAAAAACTCTTCTTCATCTCCTCTTTCAAGTGGAATAAAAGAAACGCCAGATGAACGTATACAGCCGCATTAG